In one window of Tubulanus polymorphus chromosome 3, tnTubPoly1.2, whole genome shotgun sequence DNA:
- the LOC141902342 gene encoding uncharacterized protein LOC141902342 encodes MSTAMSSTTTLPQLSRRAPKSTATCGPIMQVVPLPRKSVTPTYVRTLQSVQVPHLYDTFPQRIITSIDSSDFRRLPNRVNPLRPRLPQRRTAMMETVEPAWENQKRSDVMQRMNYVRYHAAYSKYPYGSPADKELYRRVIREHLKDQMDESNFRSASEFGNKSIESVIALQQDRQQLMEDSQKYFDHYNSMKAYRDENKKMMEARWEKERLERTDTLRKERELLRYTPINWSKTLK; translated from the exons ATGAGTACTGCCATGTCCAGCACCACGACATTGCCGCAGTTATCGCGTCGGGCACCGAAGAGCACGGCAACATGTGGACCAATCATGCAAGTAGTGCCTCTACCCCGAAAAAGTGTCACCCCCACGTACGTACGGACGCTTCAGAGCGTCCAAGTGCCACATCTTTATGACACATTCCCTCAGCGGATTATAACAAGCATCGATTCCTCAGATTTCCGTCGCTTGCCGAATCGAGTGAACCCCCTGAGACCGCGCCTTCCCCAACGCCGAACAGCCATGATGGAAACCGTGGAACCCGCCTGGGAAAATCAGAAGAGGAGCGACGTCATGCAACGTATGAACTATGTGAGATACCACGCGGCTTATTCGAAATACCCGTACGGAAGTCCAGCAGATAAGGAACTATATAG GCGCGTGATACGTGAACATTTAAAGGACCAGATGGACGAGAGTAACTTCAGGTCGGCATCAGAATTCGGCAATAAATCTATAGAAAGTGTTATAGCCTTACAACAAGATCGTCAACAACTGATGGAGGATTCTCAAAAATACTTCGATCATTACAACTCAATGAAAGCGTATAGAGACGAAAATAAAAAG ATGATGGAAGCACGCTGGGAAAAAGAACGCCTGGAAAGAACAGATACTTTACGAAAAGAACGTGAACTTTTGAGGTACACGCCCATCAACTGGAGTAAGACATTGAAATAA
- the LOC141902740 gene encoding succinate-semialdehyde dehydrogenase, mitochondrial-like — protein MHLLKYLSFTRLPSLKSTQNVRYISLLKDKAYVNGKWVTALDGNSFTVTNPADGSSVGTVPDMSKEDVKSAIDAASQAFRRWNKTTAKERGVILRKWHDGLMANQEDLAKLLTTEMGKPLAESLGEINYGASFLQWFAEEGRRCYGQVIPTPLNGRRVLTIKQAVGVATFITPWNFPNAMITRKAGAALAAGCTVVIKPAEETPYSALALCELAEQAGIPPGVFNVVTCSRENVDQVGKELTMSSDVAAFSFTGSTAVGKQLLAQCASTVKKVGMELGGNAPFIVFNSADIDKAVSGLINSKFRASGQTCVCANRILVQDKIHDEFVEKVAVAMTEQLRLGNGLETSVSQGPLINTAAVAKVENQVKDAISKGAQLVLGGKRSRLGECFFEPTLLTNVTSDMECASNETFGPMAPVFKFKTEEEALSIANDCRHGLAGYFFSNDINQVWRVAEQLEVGMVGINDGIISGCETPFGGYKESGLGREGSHNGLEEFVETKYLCFGGLE, from the exons ATGCATCTACTAAAATATTTAAGTTTCACACGATTACCATCACTAAAATCCACACAGAATGTGCGGTACATCTCACTTTTAAAGGATAAAGCTTATGTCAATGGGAAATGGGTGACAGCTTTAGACGGGAACTCATTTACAG TCACAAATCCTGCCGATGGAAGTAGTGTAGGAACTGTCCCTGACATGAGTAAGGAGGATGTAAAATCTGCTATTGATGCTGCAAGTCAAGCATTTCGACGATGGAATAAGACCACAGCCAAG GAGCGTGGCGTGATCCTGAGGAAATGGCACGATGGTTTGATGGCAAATCAAGAGGATTTAGCAAAGCTTCTGACCACAGAAATG ggaAAACCTTTAGCTGAATCACTGGGTGAAATAAATTATGGAGCAAGTTTCTTACAGTGGTTTGCTGAAGAAGGAAGACGATGTTATGGACAAGTGATTCCAACCCCTTTAAATGGTAGACGTGTTCTGACAATCAAACAGGCTGTTGGTGTAGCCACATTTATAACTCCT TGGAATTTTCCGAATGCAATGATAACGCGTAAGGCTGGAGCAGCATTAGCTGCAGGATGTACTGTCGTTATCAAACCAGCTGAAGAGACACCTTACTCTGCTTTAGCATTATGCGAG TTGGCAGAACAAGCAGGCATTCCTCCAGGAGTCTTCAATGTAGTGACTTGTTCTAGAGAGAATGTTGATCAAGTTGGCAAAGAGCTTACTATGTCTTCTGATGTTGCTGCTTTTTCATTTACTGGCTCAACAGCTGTTGGCAAA CAACTTCTCGCCCAATGCGCCAGTACTGTAAAGAAAGTAGGAATGGAGCTTGGTGGTAATGCACCATTCATTGTGTTTAATTCAGCAGATATTGATAAAGCAGTGTCTGGACTGATTAACTCTAAATTCAGAGCTAGCGGCCAG ACCTGTGTGTGCGCTAACCGCATACTAGTTCAAGATAAAATACACGATGAATTTGTTGAAAAAGTAGCAGTTGCTATGACCGAACAGTTAAGGCTAGGCAATGGTTTAGAAACCAGCGTTTCTCAAGGTCCTCTGATTAACACTGCAGCTGTCGCTAAG GTTGAAAATCAAGTAAAAGATGCAATATCTAAAGGTGCTCAATTGGTTCTCGGAGGTAAACGCAGCCGATTAGGTGAATGCTTTTTTGAACCGACTCTTCTGACGAATGTAACTTCTGATATGGAATGTGCTTCAAATGAGACTTTCGGACCGATGGCTCCTGTCTTTAA ATTCAAGACCGAAGAAGAAGCATTATCTATAGCTAACGATTGTCGACATGGCCTAGCAG gATACTTTTTCTCCAATGACATTAATCAAGTGTGGCGTGTAGCTGAACAACTAGAAGTTGGAATGGTGGGAATAAATGATGGAATTATATCAGGATGTGAGACACCCTTTGGTGGTTATAAAGAATCCGGGCTTGGACGAGAAGGGAGTCATAATGGTTTGGAAGAGTTTGTGGAGACGAAATATTTGTGTTTTGGTGGTTTAGAGTGA
- the LOC141902741 gene encoding RNA-binding protein NOB1-like: MASLVKHVVVDSGGFIRNAPLHEIGANIYTLPEVVNEIRDKATKQRLQVLPYKLQFREPSAECVKAVSDFARKTGDYRSLSSVDIKVIALAYLLEKENAGTEHIRTEPVKQEVWTASKKSLEKPTDIAGFYIKQKTNQVTEDSIDDGKSNAVELVQSSPVSSEIVSNDTISPESQRNELHNEYEHTVNDEELQEEEEESEGESDDDSSDDGGWITPSNLKAARKAMGDQNTEKAEVTVGCITTDFAIQNVLIQMGLNVVSVDGMLIKKTKNFVLRCSACLKLTKNLEKEFCPHCGNHTLQKLTMTVNEDGSIQYFLSRRKPMTTRGLKYSLPMPKGGKHANNPILCEDQIIAQQRTTKFSKNNKLDVFSPDYVANSSPFSLNDVTSRAAQLGIRDHKGQKSRNPNESRKRRGRRK, encoded by the exons ATGGCGAGTTTAGTGAAACACGTTGTTGTAGATTCTGGAGGTTTTATTAGAAACGCGCCACTTCAC GAAATTGGTGCCAATATCTATACTTTGCCTGAGGTGGTCAACGAAATTAGGGACAAAGCCACAAAACAAAGATTGCAAGTCCTTCCCTACAAACTTCAGTTCCGTGAACCTTCAGCTGAATGCGTAAAAGCAG TTTCAGACTTCGCGAGGAAAACTGGAGACTACAGGAGTTTATCATCAGTCGACATTAAAGTGATCGCGTTAGCTTATTTATTGGAGAAAGAAAATGCCGGAACCGAACATATACGGACTGAACCAGTGAAACAG GAAGTTTGGACAGCGAGTAAAAAATCTTTAGAGAAACCGACAGATATTGCTGGATTTTATATCAAACAA AAGACAAATCAGGTAACAGAGGATTCAATAGATGATGGAAAATCGAATGCAGTTGAATTAGTACAATCTAGTCCGGTTAGTTCAGAGATAGTATCAAATGATACCATCAGCCCGGAAAGTCAGCGAAATGAACTCCATAATGAATATGAACATACTGTGAATGATGAGGAGCTACAGGAAGAAGAGGAAGAAAGTGAAGGGGAAAGCGATGATGACAGTAGTGATGATGGTGGATGGATTACGCCTTCAAATTTAAAAGCCGCGAGGAAAGCAATGGGGGATCAGAATACTGAGAAAGCAGAAGTTACAGTTGGCTGTATAACAACTGATTTTGCTATACAG AATGTCTTAATACAAATGGGACTTAATGTCGTTTCTGTGGATGGTATGTTAATCAAGAAAACGAAAAACTTTGTTCTAAGGTGCTCTGCATGTTTGAA ACTGacgaaaaatcttgaaaaggAGTTTTGTCCTCACTGCGGAAACCACACATTACAGAAATTAACAATGACAGTAAATGAAGATGGTTCGATACAGTACTTCCTTTCACGAAGGAAGCCAATGACAACTCGTGGACTAAAG TATTCATTGCCTATGCCGAAGGGTGGAAAACATGCAAACAATCCAATACTTTGCGAAGACCAAATAATTGCGCAACAGCGAAccacgaaattttcaaaaaacaacAAACTAGACGTGTTTAGTCCAGATTATGTGGCAAATTCATCACCGTTTTCGTTGAATGATGTCACTAGTCGTGCAGCTCAGTTAGGTATCCGTGATCACAAAGGACAAAAGTCAAGAAATCCGAATGAATCTCGTAAACGTCGAGGAAGGCGGAAGTAA
- the LOC141902738 gene encoding RNA helicase Mov10l1-like encodes MMFSALSSAIGYLFGGSQQESVVESSSVVDSAAASTNSSSEPSKKPKTVNVRGSVTALHNGYGIIDRTIYFTFNDCVGNVRPKIGDEVNVTAYREGDDGGWRAKTVYPSNNNQWDDQQMEDIDDKQEEDEESNVTTSVVGMVTSTSRDGGIVNDFISFVCEDVRSGYVPYRGDWIIGNQRKNDDSHATEIRPAREIQFTGEVNSVQTGFGYIDKEIYFQFSACFDGYSPRRGDEVAGTAIESSQGRCNWRAISVRAKTVTNKRGIPLTLLKSPTESKFQQQLLANKQGVSITNNGDFGRLSVATKKTTTFWIRNDGKKTQKFVRAILKSSTCTQFTIASPRILPRTHIPVEREIDLFPGMTIHITAECIAKNCGVDRQLLLFEFADFKIGRYLSASVFDPIQTSLESNEPYQRRVTSYNRYKSQNTEESCIIPGQRPLRFSGVKLPNKLPQYPIPIGLKMCCLEHEDLLPVAPELIQPLCMENYVNKFSALLHLEEIQMEVDIREFDLERECMRRCGGDLLGLKVPGLAEGRPSVLVGDRVIISEPGDDVNSPMYEGYIHEVLFDEVLLKFNPNFHSNYQGEDYNVMFTFSRTPMRRCHQAVRFVSQLGIDVLFPTRLVPKLPQVMGKSETFSEAVVKPLVAPSSGSRRNSTSSCRSTSSSHQFFNSNLNERQKSAVIRILGGQSRPTPYILFGPPGTGKTVTLVEAILQIFCHVSGSRVLACAPSNSAADLLAERLILSGKIKQGDLIRLNAFSRGVENIPEVVQSYSSTGDDLELAARYRIIICTCTTAGSFFSIRINPGHFTHAIIDEAGQATEPECVTVMSLVANAGGQTVLAGDPMQLGPVLRSNAAKEYGLQQSLLERLINTDLYQRDESKFADHGSYDPLLVTKLVNNYRSHPAILNVSSELFYHNELVVCADKRMIESMCDWEELPCKNFPVIFHGMRGEDMREGNSPSWFNPVEAVQVMRYLQSLVRNPHFELSYDAIGIVTPYRKQVEKIRLLIDRLGMDKVKVGSVEEFQGQERPVIIISTVRANESNVNFDHKYNLGFLSNPKRFNVSISRAQALLVIIGNPYVLGQDPVWFHLLQYCVKHGAYTGCDLPPFSGLCEDKIETNCNDNSSLQSSDIGTVKIRESADNDTNKQNAQNLTESSVADGSSILEGTRRIGGCKDVLDSSDNQEVEPPVIIEASINTTDSIDNIIATSMDDLCSSSNTTTTTSDSALTTSMEDIHSISYSCTTAASLDSLEDDRSFDGKLCVVSLEALADSPGVNNTEKDISNDPLKKVDYAFIEKQQPNRTQNPQTLFAMLGLPDIYPNDISFKKTKNNASPSFSDDRMNTNNESLKKDIVDDIASEQALDVVDGITAQINISDQDSSNSRGVNMLENISYSRPTHELSNSQKTQRQSNVHGRGKDFQNLAYRSMPGHNTEHLPGRNNLLKSHNVQQMPSTCTVKRGDIMCEFYEDDDMEQRDSDVVIESDTEEFLE; translated from the exons ATGATGTTTAGTGCCCTGTCATCAGCTATAGGCTACTTGTTCGGTGGCAGCCAACAAGAATCAGTAGTAGAATCATCATCTGTAGTAGATTCGGCAGCAGCATCAACAAATTCATCAAGTGAGCCgtcgaaaaaaccaaaaactgTAAACGTCAGAGGTTCCGTAACCGCGCTTCATAATGGATATGGAATCATAGATAGAACAATATACTTTACATTCAATGACTGCGTCGGAAATGTTCGTCCTAAAATTGGCGATGAAGTCAATGTAACCGCGTATCGTGAAGGAGATGACGGAGGCTGGAGAGCTAAAACTGTATATCCgtctaataataatcaatggGACGATCAACAGATGGAGGATATTGATGATAAACAAGAGGAAGATGAAGAATCGAATGTAACCACCAGTGTTGTTGGAATGGTTACGAGCACCAGTCGCGACGGTGGGATCgttaatgatttcatttcattcgtgTGTGAAGACGTTCGCTCTGGTTATGTACCTTACCGAGGTGACTGGATCATCGGAAACCAGCGTAAAAATGATGATAGTCACGCGACAGAAATTCGACCAGCCCGTGAAATTCAGTTTACCGGAGAGGTTAATTCCGTGCAGACAGGATTCGGTTATATCGATAAAGAGATTTATTTCCAGTTTTCCGCATGTTTTGATGGATATTCACCTCGACGAGGGGATGAAGTTGCTGGAACGGCCATTGAAAGCTCTCAAGGTCGCTGCAACTGGAGAGCGATAAGTGTCCGAGCTAAAACAGTCACGAACAAGCG TGGGATACCCCTCACTCTACTGAAGAGCCCAACTGAAAGCAAGTTTCAACAGCAGCTGTTGGCTAACAAGCAAGGGGTGTCTATTACTAATAATGGTGATTTTGGCCGATTGTCTGTAGCAACAAAGAAGACGACTACATTTTGGATCAG AAATGATGGAAAGAAGACACAGAAATTTGTAAGAGCGATATTGAAGTCGAGCACGTGTACACAGTTTACGATAGCTTCACCAAGAATTTTGCCTCGCACCCATATACCAGTCGAGAGAGAGATAGATTTATTTCCAGGAATGACGATACATATAACGGCGGAATGTATTGCCAA GAACTGTGGAGTTGACCGTCAGTTGTTGCTGTTCGAGTTCGCTGATTTTAAAATCGGTCGCTACCTGAGCGCGTCTGTCTTCGATCCGATACAAACATCTCTAGAATCTAATGAACCGTATCAGCGACGTGTAACGTCTTACAACCGATATAAATCACAGAATACCGAAGAATCTTGTATCATCCCTGGACAGCGTCCTCTCAG GTTTTCAGGTGTAAAACTGCCTAATAAGCTTCCACAGTATCCAATACCTATTGGGTTAAAAATGTGCTGTCTTGAACATGAAGATTTATTACCAGTAGCTCCAGAACTTATTCAG CCTCTTTGTATGGAAAACTATGTTAACAAATTCTCAGCGCTGTTACACCTGGAGGAAATACAAATGGAAGTCGATATTAGGGAATTCGACTTGGAACGG GAATGTATGAGGCGATGTGGCGGAGATCTTTTAGGTTTGAAGGTGCCTGGTTTAGCTGAAGGACGTCCATCTGTATTAGTAGGGGACAGAGTGATAATATCAGAGCCCGGGGATGACGTAAATAGCCCGATGTACGAAGGCTATATTCACGAG GTTCTATTTGATGAAGTTTTACTGAAATTCAACCCAAATTTTCACTCGAATTACCAAGGAGAAGACTATAATGTGATGTTTACTTTCAGCAG GACTCCAATGAGACGTTGTCACCAAGCTGTTAGGTTTGTGTCTCAACTTGGAATTGATG ttCTTTTTCCAACGAGGCTTGTTCCTAAACTTCCTCAGGTAATGGGAAAATCTGAGACTTTCAGTGAAGCTGTTGTTAAACCTTTAGtagcgccatctagtggaTCCCGGAGAAACTCAACTAGCAGTTGTCGAAGTACTAGTTCATCTCACCa atttttcaaCTCTAATCTAAATGAAAGACAGAAAAGTGCTGTTATAAGAATTCTTGGAGGTCAGAGTCGACCAACTCCTTATATCTTATTTGGACCGCCTG GAACGGGTAAAACAGTGACTCTAGTGGAAGCGATTCTACAGATTTTTTGTCATGTATCAGGAAGTCGTGTCTTAGCTTGTGCTCCTTCAAACAGTGCTGCAGATTTACTG GCTGAACGTTTGATTTTAAGCGGTAAGATTAAGCAAGGAGATTTGATCCGGCTGAATGCATTCAGTCGTGGTGTAGAG AACATCCCTGAGGTTGTGCAGTCATACTCATCAACTGGTGATGACCTAGAATTAGCTGCTAGATATCGCATTATTATATGTACCTGCACAACAGCTGGTAGTTTCTTCTCAATTCGAATAAATCCTGGTCATTTTACTCACGCCATTATTGATGAG GCTGGGCAGGCAACAGAGCCGGAATGTGTAACTGTGATGAGTTTAGTTGCTAACGCTGGTGGACAA ACTGTATTAGCAGGCGACCCGATGCAGCTCGGACCTGTTTTACGTAGTAACGCGGCTAAAGAATATGGCCTACAGCAGTCTTTACTGGAAAGGTTGATAAATACCGATTTATACCAACGCGATGAAAGCAAGTTTGCCGATCATGGAAGTTATGACCCATTACTG gtGACTAAACTTGTTAACAATTATCGATCTCATCCGGCTATTCTGAACGTTTCTTCTGAACTGTTCTACCACAACGAGTTAGTGGTTTGTGCTGATAAGAGGATGATCGAATCAATGTGTGACTGGGAAGAACTTCCATGCAAGAATTTCCCAGTTATATTTCACGGCATGAGG GGCGAAGACATGCGAGAAGGCAACAGTCCTTCGTGGTTCAATCCGGTTGAAGCTGTCCAGGTTATGCGATACTTGCAAAGTCTTGTAAGGAATCCTCATTTTGAACTGAGCTACGATGCCATAGGAATTGTCACACCTTATCGAAAGCAG GTTGAAAAAATCCGTCTGTTAATTGATCGTCTCGGAATGGATAAGGTGAAGGTCGGATCGGTGGAAGAATTTCAAGGGCAAGAACGACCAGTCATTATAATCTCAACAGTGCGAGCAAATGAATCAAATGTTAATTTCGATCACAAATACAATCTCGGTTTCCTCAGTAATCCGAAACGCTTCAATGTGTCCATTAGTAGAGCACAGGCATTACTTGTCATTATAGGCAACCCATATGTGTTAGGACAA GATCCTGTGTGGTTTCATCTGCTGCAGTACTGTGTGAAACATGGCGCATATACAGGTTGCGATCTGCCGCCATTTTCCGGATTATGTGAAGACAAGATTGAGACTAATTGTAATGACAATAGTTCACTTCAATCAAGTGACATCGGGACTGTGAAAATACGTGAAAGCGCTGACAATGACACCAATAAGCAGAATGCACAAAATTTGACTGAAAGTTCGGTGGCTGATGGTAGTTCTATTCTTGAAGGGACAAGAAGAATAGGCGGGTGTAAGGATGTTCTTGACAGTTCAGATAACCAAGAAGTAGAACCCCCTGTCATTATTGAAGCGTCAATTAATACCACTGATTCAATTGACAATATAATAGCTACAAGTATGGATGATCTTTGTAGCAGCAGCAATACAACAACGACTACATCTGATAGTGCTCTTACAACCAGTATGGAAGATATACATAGCATTAGCTACAGTTGTACTACAGCAGCTTCTTTGGATAGTTTGGAAGATGATCGAAGTTTCGATGGGAAATTATGCGTGGTGAGTTTAGAAGCGCTTGCAGATAGTCCTGGAGTGAACAATACAGAAAAAGACATCTCCAATGATCCTCTAAAGAAGGTTGATTATGCTTTTATCGAGAAGCAGCAACCAAATCGGACACAAAATCCTCAAACTCTTTTTGCAATGCTTGGACTACCAGACATATACCCTAATGACATATCCTTCAAGAAGACCAAAAATAATGCATCACCAAGCTTTTCAGATGACAGAATGAATACAAATAACGAATCTCTCAAAAAGGACATAGTGGATGATATCGCCAGTGAACAAGCATTGGATGTTGTTGATGGTATTACAGCTCAAATCAACATCAGTGATCAAGATTCCTCCAATTCTCGTGGAGTAAATATGTTGGAAAATATTTCGTATAGTAGACCAACtcatgaattatcaaatagCCAGAAAACTCAACGGCAAAGTAACGTTCACGGGCGTGGCAAAGATTTTCAGAATTTAGCTTACCGTTCAATGCCGGGTCATAATACAGAACATCTTCCTGGAAGAAATAATCTGCTGAAATCGCATAACGTTCAACAAATGCCTAGTACATGTACCGTTAAACGAGGGGATATCATGTGTGAATTTTACGAAGATGACGACATGGAACAAAGAGACAGTGATGTAGTCATAGAAAGTGATACCGAGGAATTTCTTGAGTGA